One Colius striatus isolate bColStr4 chromosome 10, bColStr4.1.hap1, whole genome shotgun sequence genomic region harbors:
- the LOC104557086 gene encoding vitellogenin-2-like, translating to MKGLILTLALALVGGQKLNLGPVFHTGNTYLYGYRGFIWHGLPSKGLAIAGVKLTCNVEISRVSHSDHFLQVRSPRLEEYNGFWPVDSFTSSSKLTEAITACLSQAFKFEYTEGRVGNIFAPEGCPTLCINLVRGILNAMQITIKKTQNVYEIQEAGIEGICQTRYVIQDDSRNHHAVISKSKDLMNCQEKAVKNMGMAYIRPCPTCPLRARNVKGTEIFTYKMKYDDSGALMISAMSKQVYQISPFNEPDGVAIMEARQELFLIDVKKTPISAPKIKLQNQGSLRYDFSGELLQMPVPLIRIKNPDLQLTETLQQIVKNNKEGADKEASIKFLQMVQLFRVVTFEQIESVWVKFASEFPYRPWFLSAICAAGATDTFRFLKQKIHDEKLNIWEAAGTLLLAFHFVTPNKQTLEVASSFLTCPQIQKAPLHRIIVYLGYGSMVNKHCAQTSVCPNELIQPIHDLATEAISKGNAKDMALALKAIGNAGELASIKRILRFLPTFSLAAASLPNRIHVDAVLALRKIARKDPIKVKQVSLQVFMDNKLAPNVRMVACIVLFETKPSLPTITALASTLLTETSLQVASFAYSHMKALAAGKIPQLYHLSAACNLVVKILSPKLSRLSYRYSKVLHLGGYSSEYQIGGIWRVYLMNSPSTMFPSDIITKVRGYYANSATDIIEVALRSQGLTELLRKQNLPFAEYDTYKALKELGKMLLGWKELAPEDLLVSTYIKVLGQEIAFADIDKETIQKTMTSLTGSSGWQSVLKKVVQDAQQGISWQWTLPVMVGELRHVIPTVVGLSLELGLSAAALAQAAAQVDVQISPPLSDNFKPSELLEANINIHADIKPKAYFHTIAMMGINTQYFQSGLEFHAEFSANTATKFNARMNIKEKNLTVEIPPCHEEIELAAVRSEAHAISRNMEEAGSEKKSQLIPKEEPSTNQPIHPPESSSRPESWTQTDIPGVIPKGYKQGSEESRYHSIEGKLYTYLFCRKIESWECSACLSLKSQSSDLLPKTYLNKLAGELEAKIVLKPVHTDAVIDKIQLEIQAGSKAASKIIDVARSGSKEEDGTSPQEDVQAKVKKILSIKSVFQVGNKTHHRRRRVHRTEKSSVTHLWADPGATSLSSSSSSSTEHKSGEIKQSHGSSSSSDTRRSSTSISFAVSKICSSSKEDHSGDRSCSGYTEYFKQQANLPVYQLPFKPANDQDSAKEVLNTSISSSSSLASDEGISRAVSQPKFLGDSKQPVLAAVLRAIHKNKPPTGLQLVLYTETQPKRSRTQVFASSITGSSRWKLCADASVINSHKVMGLLKWGKDCQDYQIATQATTGQFSAHPAMQMKMEWPKVPSTVRRVARWFYSYLPGTAYMLGYSQRQQRSPSHQATLVMALTSPRTCDVVLKLPELTIYNRAIRLPLSLPSSPGTWISTVSSANGNFFSQATLSIIENLKARCSVFQNKITTFNGVEFNYSMPQNCNHVLVQDCSPELKFLVIIKRLEESADLTAINVRLASHEVDMYVSNGLVQLKINGVKVPKDVPYTSNSDASMLISSEKEGLSLKAPDYGIDKLYYDGHRLQIQVPLWMAGKTCGICGKYDAEKEREYQTPSGYVAKDAVSFGQSWIISEDSCAGACKLQRKFVKIERSVAFEKKAVKCFSVEPVLHCAEGCSPTDTVSVSVGFRCVPADSAVDPEGQMRLDQKSEDVVSAVAAHTACSCPRRPCPA from the exons GTGCATTAACCTTGTGAGAGGGATCCTGAACGCGATGCAGATAACCATCAAAAAGACGCAAAACGTATATGAAATACAGGAG GCTGGGATTGAAGGCATCTGCCAAACCAGATACGTTATCCAGGATGACAGCAGGAATCACCACGCCGTCATTTCCAAAAGCAAGGACCTGATGAACTGCCAGGAGAAAGCAGTGAAGAACATGGGGATGGCGTACATCCGGCCCTGCCCCACCTGCCCCCTG AGAGCCAGAAATGTTAAGGGGACAGAGATATTCACTTACAAGATGAAATATGATGACAGCGGGGCCTTGATGATATCTGCTATGTCCAAGCAGGTGTACCAGATCTCTCCTTTCAATGAACCCGATGGGGTAGCAATCATGGAGGCAAG aCAAGAACTGTTTTTGATCGATGTTAAGAAGACTCCCATCAGTGCACCAAAAATTAAGCTACAAAACCAGGGGAGTCTTCGTTATGATTTCTCAGGAGAGCTACTGCAGATGCCAGTTCCTCTAATAAGGATTAAAAATCCAGATTTGCAG TTAACAGAAACACTACAGCAAATAGTTAAGAATAATAAGGAAGGAGCTGATAAAGAAGCTTCAATCAAGTTCTTACAAATGGTCCAGCTTTTTCGTGTAGTGACCTTTGAGCAAATTGAGTCTGTGTGGGTGAAGTTTGCCAGCGAGTTTCCCTACAG GCCCTGGTTCCTGAGCGCcatctgtgctgctggagctacTGATACGTTCAGATTCCTGAAGCAAAAAATTCACGATGAGAAGCTGAACATCTGGGAAGCAGCTGGGACTCTCCTGCTCGCCTTCCATTTCGTTACACCCAACAAGCAGACCCTAGAAGTTGCCTCA AGTTTTCTGACCTGTCCCCAAATCCAGAAAGCGCCACTGCATCGAATAATTGTGTACCTGGGGTATGGTAGCATGGTAAATAAACACTGTGCTCAGACTTCAGTTTGTCCAAATGAACTTATTCAG CCAATCCACGACCTTGCTACCGAAGCCATCAGCAAAGGCAATGCCAAAGACATGGCCTTGGCCCTGAAAGCCATCGGCAATGCGGGAGAGCTGGCCAGTATCAAACGCATCCTGAGGTTTTTGCCAACGttctccctggctgcagcttcaTTACCAAACAGAATTCACGTTGATGCCGTGTTGGCCTTGAGGAAAATTGCCAGAAAAGACCCTATAAAA GTAAAGCAAGTCTCCCTCCAAGTTTTTATGGACAACAAACTTGCTCCTAATGTCCGAATGGTGGCCTGTATTGTTCTCTTCGAAACTAAGCCTTCTCTTCCAACTATAACAGCCCTGGCCAGCACACTGCTGACAGAGACCAGCTTACAAGTAGCCAGCTTCGCCTATTCACACATGAAGGCTTTGGCTGCAGGCAAGATCCCACAGCTCTATCACCT ATCTGCTGCTTGCAACCTTGTTGTTAAAATACTAAGCCCCAAACTGAGCAGGCTGAGCTACCGTTACAGCAAGGTCCTGCACCTCGGCGGCTACTCCT CTGAATATCAGATTGGTGGCATTTGGAGGGTCTATCTAATGAACAGTCCCAGCACCATGTTTCCATCTGATATAATCACAAAAGTAAGAGGATATTATGCAAATAGTGCAACTGATATTATTGAG GTAGCCCTCCGGTCACAAGGTCTAACCGAGCTTCTCAGGAAGCAGAATCTTCCCTTTGCTGAGTATGATACATACAAGGCACTGAAAGAACTGGGTAAAATG CTTCTGGGATGGAAAGAACTGGCTCCCGAAGACCTTCTGGTGTCCACTTACATCAAAGTTTTGGGCCAAGAGATTGCTTTTGCTGACATTGATAAAGAGACCATTCAGAAGACCATGACG AGTCTAACTGGATCATCAGGCTGGCAGTCAGTGTTGAAAAAAGTGGTGCAGGACGCCCAGCAAGGCATTTCATGGCAATGGACGCTGCCGGTGATGGTGGGCGAGCTGCGGCACGTGATCCCCACGGTGGTGGGCCTGTCGCTGGAGCTTGGCCTCAGCGCAGCCGCGCTGGCCCAGGCCGCGGCCCAAG TGGATGTACAGATATCACCACCATTATCTGACAACTTTAAACCTTCAGAGTTGTTGGAGGCGAACATCAATATTCATGCTGACATCAAGccaaa ggCATATTTCCATACGATTGCAATGATGGGGATTAACACACAATACTTTCAGAGCGGTCTTGAATTTCATGCAGAGTTCAGTGCTAACACTGCAACCAAATTTAATGCCAGGATgaatataaaagagaaaaatttgaCGGTTGAAATTCCCCCCTGCCATGAGGAGATTGAGCTGGCAGCTGTGAG GAGTGAAGCTCATGCTATTTCAAGGAACATGGAAGAGGCAGGTTCTGAAAAGAAATCCCAGCTTATCCCCAAAGAAGAACCAAGTACCAATCAGCCAATTCATCCACCAGAAAGTTCTTCAAGACCTGAAAGTTGGACG CAAACTGATATTCCCGGTGTGATACCCAAAGGATACAAGCAAGGTTCAGAAGAGTCAAGGTACCACAGCATAGAAGGAAAACTTTACACATACCTCTTCTGTAGAAAAATTGAGAGCTGGGAATGTTCTGCTTGTCTCAGCCTAAAGTCACAAAGTTCTGATCTGTTACCAAAAACCTACCTGAACAAACTAGCTGGAGAACTTGAAGCCAAAATAGTTTTGAAGCCAG TTCACACAGATGCTGTTATTGACAAAATCCAGCTGGAGATTCAGGCAGGATCCAAAGCAGCTTCCAAAATAATTGATGTAGCAAGATCAGGGTCTAAGGAAGAGGATGGGACATCTCCACAAGAGGACGTCCAAGCTAAGGTGAAGAAGATCCTCAGCATTAAAAGTGTGTTCCAG GTTGGAAATAAAACACACCACCGTAGGAGACGGgttcacagaacagaaaagtCTTCAGTCACACACCTCTGGGCAGACCCCGGTGCAACCTCCCTCTCCAGCTCATCCTCTTCTTCCACTGAGCACAAAAGTGGTGAAATAAAGCAATctcatggcagcagcagcagcagtgataCGAGACgcagcagcaccagcatcagctttgctgtcagtaaaatctgcagcagcagcaaagaagaCCACTCTGGagacaggagctgcagtgggTACACTGAATATTTCAAACAACAG GCAAATCTACCTGTTTACCAGTTGCCGTTCAAACCAGCAAATGATCAG GACTCAGCAAAGGAAGTCCTGAACACCAGCATCAGCTCCTCCTCTTCTTTAGCTAGTGACGAAGGCATCTCTAGAGCTGTGTCTCAG CCTAAATTCCTGGGAGACAGCAAGCAGCCAGTACTGGCTGCAGTCCTTCGAGCCATCCACAAGAACAAGCCCCCAACGGGATTACAGCTTGTGCTGTACACTGAGACACAACCTAAGAGATCCAGGACACAGGTGTTTGCTTCAAGCATCACAGGATCAAGTAGATGGAAGCTCTGTGCTGATGCCTCAGTAATAAATTCCCATAAAGTAATG GGTTTGCTCAAATGGGGTAAAGATTGCCAGGACTACCAGATTGCTACTCAGGCTACAACAGGGCAATTTTCTGCTCATCCAGCTATGCAGATGAAAATGGAGTGGCCAAAAGTACCTTCAACAGTCCGAAGAGTTGCAAGATG GTTCTACTCATATCTTCCAGGAACTGCATATATGCTTGGGTACTCCCAAAGGCAGCAGCGTAGTCCCTCTCACCAAGCAACCTTGGTTATGGCTCTGACATCTCCAAGAACCTGTGATGTGGTCCTCAAGCTGCCTGAG CTCACAATTTACAACAGAGCCATCAGACTTCCCCTGTCACTCCCTTCAAGCCCAGGTACATGGATCTCAACCGTATCATCGGCCAACGGGAATTTCTTTTCCCAAGCAACACTTTCGATCATTGAAAACCTTAAAG CTCGTTGTTCAGTTTTCCAGAATAAGATCACAACCTTCAATGGAGTTGAATTCAACTATTCAATGCCTCAAAATTGCAACCATGTCTTGGTGCAGGACTGTAGTCCAGAACTGAAATTCCTGGTGATAATAAAAAGACTTGAAGAGTCTGCTGACCTTACAGCAATAAATGTCAGACTTGCCAGCCA TGAGGTTGACATGTATGTTTCAAATGGACTCGTCCAGTTGAAGATTAATGGTGTTAAAGTCCCAAAAGATGTTCCATACACATCTAATTCTG ATGCAAGCATGCTGATCAGCAGTGAAAAGGAAGGTCTCTCACTAAAAGCCCCAGATTATGGCATAGATAAACTATACTATGATGGACACAGACTCCAG ATCCAGGTTCCTCTCTGGATGGCTGGAAAAACATGTGGTATTTGTGGAAAATACGACgctgagaaggaaagggaatatCAAACGCCCAGTGGATATGTAGCTAAAGATGCAGTGAGTTTTGGTCAGTCCTGGATCATCTCAGAAGATTCCTGTGCTGGAG CTTGTAAGCTGCAGCGCAAATTTGTCAAAATTGAGAGGTCGGTCGCATTTGAGAAGAAGGCAGTAAAATGCTTCTCCGTGGAGCCAGTTCTACATTGCGCTGAGGGCTGCTCACCAACCGACACTGTTTCTGTCTCCGTGGGCTTCCGCTGTGTACCCGCGG ACTCCGCTGTCGACCCGGAAGGGCAGATGAGGCTGGACCAGAAATCGGAGGACGTTGTGAGCGCAGTCGCTGCGCACACGGCGTGTTCCTGCCCGCGGCGGCCGTGCCCCGCCTGA
- the CTBS gene encoding di-N-acetylchitobiase, whose protein sequence is MGPPCCRWLLPLGLLQLLGGPAAAACPCQDPQLCRPVTGTSDFEVFVFDVGKETWKSYDWSKITTVAAFGKYDPELMCYAHAKSSRIVLKGDVPLKEIVDPAKRAAWISQQVDLAKRQYMDGINIDIEQEVNETSPEYYALTELVKETTDAFHREIPGSQVTFDVAWSPACIDKRCYNYTGIADACDFLFVMSYDEQSQIWTDCIAKANAPYLQTLVGYEEYITMGIDPKKLVMGVPWYGYDYVCQNLSKDHVCSLSKVPFRGAPCSDAAGRQVPYRAIMKQVNSSLSGVLWDEVQKSPFYEYKDSLGHLHQVWYDDPRSISLKAAYVKNRGLRGIGMWNGNSLDYSGEAVAEQQTEAMWQALTP, encoded by the exons ATGGGGCCGCCGTGCTGCCGGTGGTTGCTGCCGCTcggcctcctgcagctgctgggcggccccgccgccgctgcgTGCCCCTGCCAGGACCCGCAGCTCTGCCGCCCCGTCACTGGTACCAGCGACTTCGAG GTCTTCGTGTTCGATGTGGGAAAGGAAACCTGGAAATCCTATGACTGGTCAAAAATCACAACTGTGGCAGCTTTTGGAAAGTACGATCCTGAGCTCATGTGCTATGCTCACGCTAAAAGCTCCAGGATAGTACTGAAAG GTGATGTACCTCTTAAGGAAATTGTTGATCCTGCTAAAAGAGCAGCGTGGATATCCCAACAAGTGGACCTTGCAAAAAGACAGTATATGGATGGAATTAACATAGATATAGAGCAAGAAGTTAATGAAACCTCCCCTGAGTATTATGCATTAACAGAGCTTGTTAAAGAAACTACAGATGCTTTTCACAGAGAAATTCCAGGATCACAG GTAACATTTGATGTGGCTTGGTCTCCAGCATGCATAGATAAAAGGTGCTACAACTACACTGGGATTGCAGATGCCTGTGACTTCTTATTTGTGATGTCATATGATGAACAGAGCCAGATCTGGACAGACTGTATTGCAAAAGCTAATGCTCCCTACCTGCAGACTTTAGTTG GATATGAGGAGTACATTACTATGGGTATTGATCCTAAGAAGCTTGTGATGGGTGTCCCCTGGTATGGCTATGACTATGTCTGCCAAAATCTATCTAAG gatcATGTTTGTTCCCTCTCCAAAGTTCCCTTCCGTGGGGCTCCTTGCAGTGATGCTGCAGGGCGTCAAGTCCCCTACAGAGCAATAATGAAGCAGGTGAATAGTTCTCTTTCAGGGGTGCTGTGGGATGAGGTACAGAAGTCTCCATTTTATGAATACAAG GATTCTCTTGGTCACTTGCACCAAGTATGGTATGATGACCCTCGCAGCATCTCTCTAAAAGCAGCATATGTGAAGAATCGAGGTTTAAGAGGCATTGGCATGTGGAATGGAAATAGTCTTGACTATTCTGGAGAAGCTGTAGCAGAGCAACAAACAGAAGCAATGTGGCAAGCCCTGACACCCTAA